The following proteins are co-located in the Candidatus Planktophila lacus genome:
- a CDS encoding HesB/IscA family protein, with translation MTTETSNSTTEAPASTGPIVLTEVAAAKVAALLAQEGRDDLYLRVAVQPGGCSGLRYQLYFDDRDQEGDISHQFGTVKVVVDKMSDPYLMGASIDFVDTIEKQGFTIDNPNAGGSCACGDSFN, from the coding sequence ATGACTACAGAGACATCGAACTCAACAACAGAAGCGCCAGCATCGACTGGCCCTATCGTCCTGACAGAAGTTGCCGCAGCCAAGGTTGCAGCGCTCCTTGCTCAAGAAGGTCGCGATGATCTCTATCTCCGCGTTGCAGTACAGCCAGGTGGTTGTTCGGGCTTGCGCTACCAGCTCTACTTCGATGATCGCGATCAAGAAGGCGATATCTCACATCAATTCGGAACTGTAAAAGTTGTTGTAGACAAGATGAGCGATCCATATTTAATGGGCGCCTCAATTGATTTCGTTGACACGATTGAGAAGCAGGGCTTCACAATCGATAATCCAAACGCTGGCGGATCTTGCGCCTGCGGCGATTCTTTCAACTAA
- a CDS encoding aminotransferase class V-fold PLP-dependent enzyme — protein sequence MKADQIEISGEVGLGYFLSLGGFLAPQRKLFYGAGDRSGVIATARSHLGDSQIIPLSREGTLDFSAVELTTNSVLSFQLANGETGAINQVPEQLPNDLLIAIDATASGAREPLPEKWSSAVFDSRAWEGPAGLAVVAIADSANWKNPLPHISAVRRTYGTFSLPLLIASAVALENFKPGDKNIRQMSAKIRSNISREIPGARIAGDLENSMAHLTSLVIPGCNGEEILRGLSARGLSVDSGSACTAMNLQPSHVLAAMGLPTDGNIRITLHAETTAEEVELLINALVDEVRSQQQR from the coding sequence TTGAAAGCAGATCAAATTGAAATTTCAGGTGAAGTTGGGCTTGGCTATTTTCTTTCTCTGGGAGGTTTCTTAGCGCCACAACGAAAACTTTTCTATGGAGCTGGAGATAGATCAGGTGTGATCGCAACAGCCAGATCGCATCTAGGCGACTCTCAGATTATTCCACTCTCCCGCGAAGGAACCTTAGATTTCTCTGCCGTTGAGTTGACTACCAATTCGGTGCTTTCATTTCAATTAGCAAATGGTGAAACTGGCGCCATAAACCAAGTTCCAGAGCAACTGCCAAACGATCTCTTGATTGCAATCGATGCCACCGCCTCTGGAGCTCGTGAACCGCTTCCCGAAAAGTGGAGTAGCGCGGTCTTTGATTCAAGAGCATGGGAAGGGCCGGCTGGTCTCGCCGTCGTTGCAATCGCAGATTCCGCTAACTGGAAGAATCCGCTCCCCCATATATCTGCAGTTCGCAGGACCTACGGAACATTCTCGTTACCGCTATTGATTGCTAGCGCTGTAGCGCTTGAGAATTTCAAACCTGGCGATAAAAATATAAGGCAAATGAGCGCAAAGATACGCTCCAATATATCGCGCGAGATTCCGGGTGCCCGCATTGCGGGAGATTTAGAAAATTCCATGGCGCACTTAACATCCTTAGTTATTCCAGGTTGCAATGGAGAAGAGATACTTCGCGGCTTAAGCGCCCGTGGCCTATCAGTTGATTCGGGCTCGGCATGTACTGCAATGAATCTGCAACCTAGCCATGTCTTAGCGGCTATGGGGCTACCAACCGATGGAAATATCCGAATAACTTTGCACGCAGAAACTACTGCAGAAGAAGTTGAATTACTGATTAACGCTTTGGTAGATGAGGTTCGATCTCAGCAGCAGCGCTAG
- the ctaD gene encoding cytochrome c oxidase subunit I — protein sequence MTTYAERPTINLVGAQPSSKGKNFVKWITSTDHKTIGYMYLMATFGWFLVGGLLALFLRAELTRPGMQFLSNEQYNQIFTMHGTIMLLMFATPLFVGFANVIMPLQIGAADVAFPRLNMLSFWLFMFGSITAVAGFLTPGGAASFGWTAYAPLANSTYSPGIGGDLWVIGLAVSGLGTILGGVNFITTIFTMRAPGMTMFRMSIFSWNVLLTSILVLLAFPPLAAALLALESDRLFGTHIFDPANGGAMLWQHLFWFFGHPEVYILALPFFGIATEILPVFSRKPIFGYKGLIAATIAISALSVAVWAHHMFASGQVLLPFFSFMTFLIGVPTGVKFFNWIGTMWRGHVTFETPMLWVMGFLVTFLFGGITGIILASPPMDFAVSASYFVVAHFHYVLFGTVVFAMFAGFYFWWPKMTGRMLNERLGKIHFWTLFFGFHTTFLIQHWLGIKGFPRRYSDYLATDGFTGMNMISTIGSALLALSMIPFFVNVWITRKSPLVNCDDPWGYGSSLEWATSCPPPRHNFLTMPRIRSERPAFDLHHPHVKTEGH from the coding sequence ATGACCACTTATGCAGAACGTCCAACGATCAATCTAGTAGGCGCGCAACCATCGAGCAAGGGTAAAAACTTTGTAAAGTGGATTACCTCAACCGATCACAAGACGATCGGCTATATGTATTTGATGGCTACCTTCGGCTGGTTCTTAGTAGGCGGGCTACTAGCGCTCTTTTTACGCGCTGAGTTAACTCGTCCAGGAATGCAATTTTTGAGCAACGAGCAGTACAACCAGATTTTCACGATGCACGGAACGATTATGTTGCTCATGTTTGCAACTCCACTCTTTGTTGGCTTTGCCAACGTGATAATGCCTTTGCAAATTGGCGCAGCCGATGTGGCTTTCCCTCGCCTTAACATGCTCTCCTTCTGGTTATTTATGTTTGGAAGCATTACGGCAGTTGCTGGATTCTTAACTCCAGGAGGCGCGGCATCATTTGGCTGGACTGCATACGCACCACTTGCTAACTCAACATATTCACCAGGAATCGGCGGAGACCTTTGGGTAATCGGTTTGGCAGTTTCAGGTCTCGGAACAATCCTGGGCGGCGTTAACTTCATTACAACAATTTTTACAATGCGCGCGCCAGGTATGACGATGTTTCGTATGTCGATCTTCTCTTGGAACGTTCTCTTAACTTCGATCTTGGTATTGCTTGCCTTCCCTCCATTGGCAGCTGCGTTATTAGCGTTGGAGTCTGATCGCCTCTTCGGCACCCATATCTTTGATCCGGCCAACGGTGGTGCGATGTTATGGCAGCACTTGTTCTGGTTCTTCGGACACCCCGAGGTTTATATCTTGGCGCTGCCATTCTTCGGAATCGCTACCGAAATTTTGCCGGTCTTTAGCCGCAAGCCAATCTTTGGTTATAAAGGTTTGATCGCAGCAACAATCGCAATCTCAGCGCTTTCGGTTGCAGTATGGGCCCATCACATGTTCGCCAGCGGCCAGGTACTTCTACCGTTCTTCTCATTCATGACTTTTTTGATTGGTGTTCCAACTGGCGTTAAATTCTTTAACTGGATCGGCACCATGTGGCGTGGCCACGTAACCTTCGAGACTCCAATGCTCTGGGTTATGGGATTCCTCGTTACCTTCTTATTCGGCGGAATCACCGGAATCATCTTGGCCTCGCCTCCAATGGACTTTGCGGTATCGGCCTCATACTTCGTTGTAGCTCACTTCCATTACGTTCTCTTCGGAACTGTGGTCTTTGCAATGTTCGCCGGTTTCTACTTCTGGTGGCCAAAGATGACTGGTCGCATGCTCAATGAACGCCTTGGAAAGATCCACTTCTGGACGCTCTTCTTCGGCTTCCATACAACTTTCTTAATTCAACACTGGCTTGGAATTAAGGGCTTCCCACGACGCTACTCTGATTACTTAGCAACTGATGGCTTCACCGGGATGAATATGATTTCAACGATCGGATCTGCGCTCCTTGCGCTCTCAATGATTCCGTTCTTTGTAAACGTCTGGATTACCCGCAAGTCACCACTAGTTAACTGTGATGATCCTTGGGGATATGGCTCATCTCTTGAGTGGGCAACATCTTGCCCACCACCGCGCCATAACTTCTTGACGATGCCACGTATTCGCTCTGAGCGCCCAGCATTTGATCTTCACCACCCACATGTTAAAACGGAAGGCCACTAA
- a CDS encoding carbohydrate kinase family protein gives MTFSGKFTDSLVAGSLEKVSLSFLVDGLEVRRGGCAANIAFGMGSLGLNPILIAAVGIDWPDYDAWLVRHGVDTSHVLVSKTLHTAHFMVTTDTELNQIASFFPGAMSEARNIELSPIMEKTGKLDLIVISPDDPEAMLRHSEVARKEGIAIAADPSQQMARMSGEEIKQLITGATYLFLNEYELALAIQKTGWSDREILEQVKYRVVTLGSEGARVESLTGETIKVTCPKEKSKTDPTGVGDSFRSGFVAGLAWGLSHERCAQLGSMIATYVIETTGTQEYRFTSAEFLTRFKDAYGASAAAEIEPHLPKR, from the coding sequence ATGACTTTCTCTGGAAAGTTCACCGACTCACTCGTTGCCGGATCACTTGAAAAAGTTTCCCTCTCATTTCTCGTAGATGGCCTGGAAGTTCGCCGTGGGGGATGCGCAGCAAATATCGCATTCGGTATGGGTTCACTCGGCCTTAATCCAATTTTGATCGCCGCAGTTGGAATCGATTGGCCAGATTATGACGCTTGGTTGGTGCGTCACGGCGTCGATACGTCGCATGTTTTAGTCTCTAAAACTCTTCACACGGCTCACTTCATGGTGACGACAGATACCGAGTTAAATCAGATCGCATCTTTCTTTCCTGGTGCAATGTCAGAAGCGCGCAATATCGAACTGTCACCAATCATGGAAAAGACCGGAAAGTTAGATCTAATTGTTATTTCTCCTGATGACCCAGAAGCGATGCTGCGCCATTCTGAGGTAGCCCGCAAGGAGGGAATTGCTATAGCAGCTGATCCTTCACAACAAATGGCACGCATGAGTGGCGAAGAGATTAAGCAACTTATAACAGGTGCTACTTACCTATTTTTAAATGAGTACGAGCTAGCGCTAGCAATTCAAAAAACCGGTTGGAGCGATCGCGAAATTCTCGAGCAAGTTAAGTATCGCGTTGTAACTCTTGGCTCGGAAGGTGCAAGAGTTGAATCTCTAACTGGTGAAACAATTAAAGTTACCTGTCCGAAAGAGAAATCAAAGACCGACCCAACCGGTGTTGGAGATTCATTTAGATCTGGATTTGTTGCTGGATTGGCCTGGGGCTTAAGCCACGAAAGATGTGCACAACTAGGTTCGATGATTGCTACCTATGTAATTGAAACAACCGGTACACAGGAGTATCGCTTTACATCAGCCGAATTTTTAACGCGCTTTAAAGACGCATACGGCGCTAGCGCTGCTGCTGAGATCGAACCTCATCTACCAAAGCGTTAA
- the coxB gene encoding cytochrome c oxidase subunit II, giving the protein MFAQKRSRALVLLAAPLTLLLSGCSKVSGLGYEEGLSSVNDISLSLWQGAWIAGGVVGVITFVLIIWPAIFHRAKASKGEFPKQTQYNIPVEIAYTIIPFIIVAVLFYYTAVKQEKIVEKTSTYAHEITVNGFQWSWQFSYPEAGPKAVVTGTPAQPPTLVVPIGEKVRYTIESNDVVHGFWIPAFMIQMQNLPGVTNSLEFTANKLGTYPGRCNILCGRNHSQMLFTVKVVTVAEYKAYLETLKASAA; this is encoded by the coding sequence ATGTTCGCTCAAAAACGCTCGCGCGCTCTGGTTCTTCTAGCCGCTCCGCTAACACTTCTGCTTAGCGGTTGCTCCAAAGTCTCTGGCCTTGGATATGAAGAGGGTTTATCAAGCGTTAATGACATCTCACTTTCACTCTGGCAGGGAGCATGGATTGCTGGCGGCGTAGTTGGTGTAATTACATTTGTACTGATTATCTGGCCAGCGATTTTCCATCGCGCTAAAGCCAGTAAAGGTGAATTCCCAAAGCAGACTCAGTACAACATTCCTGTAGAAATTGCTTACACGATAATTCCATTTATCATCGTTGCAGTTCTCTTCTATTACACCGCAGTGAAGCAAGAGAAAATTGTTGAGAAGACATCAACCTACGCCCATGAAATCACAGTAAATGGATTCCAATGGTCATGGCAGTTTAGTTATCCTGAGGCGGGACCAAAGGCAGTTGTTACTGGAACTCCAGCGCAGCCTCCAACTTTGGTAGTACCGATCGGCGAAAAGGTTCGCTACACAATTGAATCCAACGATGTTGTTCATGGTTTCTGGATTCCTGCATTTATGATTCAGATGCAAAACCTGCCGGGTGTAACAAATAGCCTTGAATTCACCGCAAATAAATTGGGCACATATCCAGGTCGATGCAACATTCTCTGCGGACGTAATCACTCACAGATGCTCTTTACGGTAAAAGTTGTAACAGTTGCCGAATATAAGGCTTATCTCGAAACTCTGAAGGCGAGCGCAGCATGA